Genomic window (Armatimonadota bacterium):
CTGCCCTGGGTACGCTCCCCTCGGACAAGCCGCCCGACCTGTGGCCGGCGGTGCGCGGCCAACTGCGCCCACGCGGCCGCGGCCTCTCCGGGTGGCAGTCGGTGTGGCAGCCCGCGCTGGCCATGGCCGCTGCCGCCCTCATTGCCGTGATCGCACTGCACGGGATGGTACTGCCACCGGTGACCCCGGCGGATACCAACTTCGACATTGCTGGCACGCAGGTCAGTGATGAGCAGCTTGTGGCGTTGAGCTGGCAGCAGCCCATGTCCGACCAGGCTGCGCTGGGCATGAGCCTCGCGATGCTGGAAACCGGAGGCGACGACGGGTGAGGGCAGGCCGTTCCCAGGTCAAGACGATCACACTCTTCTTCCTCGGCGCCCTGGTGGTAGCGGTCGCCGCGATGGTCGGGTACGGGCAACTCGCGCGCCACCGGGCCATTGAGCTTGTGGTGGCGGCGCAGGAAGCCAGGCGCGAACTGCCGAGC
Coding sequences:
- a CDS encoding zf-HC2 domain-containing protein, which gives rise to MNCSQVRKKLNEYDLGVLPETLSTAIDAHLRDCQACRRELARFRSVSAALGTLPSDKPPDLWPAVRGQLRPRGRGLSGWQSVWQPALAMAAAALIAVIALHGMVLPPVTPADTNFDIAGTQVSDEQLVALSWQQPMSDQAALGMSLAMLETGGDDG